The DNA segment CCTCATCCTGCTGATGAGAAAAGCCTCTTCCCTAGAGTCCTGTGTTTTGTTGAGTAGgttgcttgacctctctgagcctcagctgcctGGAAGGAGGCCAGTAGGCTGGGATGAGGCCGGTAACGACAGCCGCCTCTGGGAgctgttgtgggaggggggggacaTGCACATCAAGCCTGCGGCCCCACATGCGGGGGAAGCATTGCATTTCCCGCCTCCCTCAGTCTAGCCTCCCTGCCTTCTAGCACCTGtgaggcaggaggggtggggaatgTGGAATGTGGTCCTCCAGGTACTGAGTTTAGAGCACTCGcttcttttttaagtctattttttgagagagggagggtgggggtgggggtgggggagagaatctcaaacaggctccacaccatcagcacagagcccgatgccatgtctgaactcacgaactcacgcgagatcatgacctaagccaaagtcaagagttggacacttaacccactgagccacccgggtgccctgagtTTAGAGCACTCAAATAATGTGCCTCAGGTCACAGATTCATGGTTGGGCTGTCAGTAATGCTGCCAACTCCAGCTCAGGCTCTGGCCTGGACCCTCTTCTGGTCTCGgctcccagcccagggccaggAAGCAGCCCTTCCAGCACTTTCTAACACCCACTTGGAGCCACGTGTGGGGTGGAAGCCAGGACAGCGATGAATCAGGTTCCGTCCTCAGAGCTGCCCAGCCTGGGGGAAAGACTCCTCATGGTGAAGGTGGAAGCGCCAGAGAGGGCCTTTCGGGCCAAGAAAACAGCACAGGCGAGGTGTAGAGGCATCAGGAGCCCGAGGAGACTGcagtggagggtggagggggcctGGAAGCTGGTTGGGATGAGGCTGTCTCCCCATCCCTGTGGAGACGCTCCCTGACATCTGAGCAGCTCACAGGGGCAGACACTTGACATCACCTTCGTTCATCCTCACAAGAACCCTGTGGGATCTCCAACTGGCCCGTGAGAAACACTGAATTCAGAGTAGCTTCATTTCCTCTGTCTGCCCTGGCACACGTTGGACCTTGGGCTTTTTACCTGGGTGTCCTCCCCGGGTTGACCCACCCCTACCCGTTTATCACCATCAGCTCCCAGGACTTCCCAGACCCTGCGCTGCTTGGCAAAACCTGCCTggaaccgccccccccctcccccgcatgtgACTCTGTGTTGCGCGCTCCAGGCTGGCCCACATCTCAAGTGCCAGGGTGCATGGATCCCTCTCCAGATCAGCCGCCTGGGGTCGAATGCGTGGCTGTTCACCCCCAACTCACCCCAACAAGCAGCGCTGCACCATTTGCAATGTGCTCACAGAAACCTAGTCTTAACTGAATCCCTGCACGCACACCAAAGGGACTACGCTCCCCACTGtacagaaactgaggcccaaagaggctCAGTGACTCCTGTACCCCACAGCCACAAAGTGGCAGAACCAGGTCTGGGACGCTGCTCTTGTTCCGCTCAGGCTCAGGTCCTTGGCCAGccccagcctgggggagggggagggccctGGAGTACCAAAGTGGGCATGCCCATGCCAGCACTTAGCGGGATGTGACCTGAAGAACAATCCTGAGCTCATTCTGAGCAATTCTGGGATCAGTCTGAGCCCCAATCCCCTGACTTCTGAAATGGGGGTAAAGGTACCTAGCGGTGTTATTCGCAGGGTTGAATGGAGGTTAAAGGAGAGGCTGGAAAAGAAAGCACCTACTGGGTGCCGTTAGGTCCATCATGCCTGCACACAGGAGGCAGTCAACAAATTGGGACTCAGTGATCCTGACCCAGCACGGCCAGCAGTGGGGTGGCGTAAGAGGGAGGCAAGGACGGATTAGGAATTCAAGAGGATTACTTTGCAATCAGCTGAACCGGACGGCCTAAGCTGCCTGGGAAACACTGGGATCAGACTGTTCATTTAATTTATTCGTCAATGACTGTTGAACACTTAGCTGAGCTGGCACAGTGATGATGAGGATGGTGACAGCGGCTCTCAATTATTTCTGCCATGTCGCAGGTATTAATGCGGTCTCATCACATCAACCCTGTAAGGTTGCTATTCTgtgcaaaggttttttttttttccctctcacagGGCAGGTACTAATCAGGTCTGGGATGAAGGAGAGGCAAAGGAGACACCCAGAGCACAAATTTAAGGAGGCTCTTGCTGTCATAGCTCTTATGACATTGGCCTCACCGTGTCCCCACCTGTGCTTGTGGTGGACTCTGTGACGTGCTGCCCAGACCCCCTTCCATGAGTTGTCCTGGCTACTGGGGCTGCTGGCCCTGCAGACAGCCGTCCCCTGCCAGCTCCCAGAGGGACTGCTCAGCAGCAAAGAgctgccttgcccaaggtcagctGCCACCGGAGCTCCCCATGGGGCTGGCCAAGGCTCTGGTTGGGTCTGCTCTGTAGCTTTCTCTGCTCACATCTGCTCCGGCCCTTCCCTTCCACAGCTGCTGACCTTTAGGGCTCTCCCTAATAAGCTCCTTGCAAGCTAaaccgcatcagactctgcttcCTGGGGGCTCCAACCTGCAACAGTGGTCCTGCTGGAGTAAACCCCTCACTAGCTGGTTAAAACACAGCCTTTCGAAAGACTAGTATAAGGGTACCCCCGAAAAGCCCAGGCTCGGGGATACTAAACTACACACTACACTGTTCTAAACACCTTATGTGAATTGATTTAATTCATTTCCACTGCAGCCCTGCGAGGAGGAACTATTAGcgtttccattttatagatgagttcAAGagaagtcttgaaaaaaaaataaaactactttgtGATGAAATCTAATCATCGTTGAAAAGATGAGTCACAATAATGGGCTTCGGCCCCAGGGAAACTTTTCgtctgaaaagaaaggaaaaaaaaaaaagatgggaaaatgtCTCGTCTGGGCCACAACTCAGTTCCCAACCTTGAGGGAGCCTGACTCCCAACCCCAAAGACCCAGGCCGGGTATGAGAGTAAAATCCACAAGCCCAAGGGCAACAGGTGGGTCGCTTTAGGAAGTAACCCCAGAGAAGAGGTGAAAGATACGCACTGGAGCCACAGGAAGGTGGTGATCACCACCAAAGACTCAGAAGGCAAGGTGACTTATTGAGGTTAGGCAGCTAGTAAGAGTCGCTTCCGGAACTGGATCCTGAGGCCGTCAGAATACAAGCCTCTATGTGCTGGCAAGGACACTCCATCCTCCAAAGAATCCTCCAAAGGGTATCAGGGATTTGGAGATCCAGGTGATGGACTGCCCCAGCCTTACCTTCTATTCCGTCCACCTGTTTGTTGTCCAATTTGTCAGCAGCCCCGCTGGGAAGGATGGGGGGCTGGAAATAGCTCAGCAGCTGGACTCCTTCTacacctccctccaccctgccttACCTCTACAAAGAGGCAGGTGTTGGGTTTTCATTGTAATCCCTTCCATATGGAGAGCACTTTGGTGTTTTACCAGCTGCTTGTTAACCCATCTCTGAATTtgctcctcatttctttttttttttttaatttttttttcaacttttatttatgggacagagagagacagagcatgaacgggggaggggcagagagagagggagacacagaatcggaaacaggctccaggctctgagccatcagcccagagcctgacgcggggctcgaactcacggaccgcgagatcgtgacctggctgaagtcggacgcttaaccgactgcgccacccaggcgccccttgctccTCATTTCTTGTGAGGCTTATTGCCTTATGAAATAGCAGGGCCAGtatattagctccattttactagtgggaaaactgaggctcgtaGAGAAGGGAATCATGATAGTGTCCAGGAGAGTGCCAGAGCCTCCCATCCCAATCCAGcttcctgattttgtttttaagagagggagagcgcgcaagtgaacgaggggcagagagagtgcgtgcgtgccaaagagagtgagagagaaacggggctcacccaaagaggggctcatgtttacccaaagtggggctcgaactcacctgatgtggaacttgaactcaagaatggtgagatcatgacctgggccaaagtcaaatgcttaatgattgagccacccaggtgcccccagcctcctgtttgtttttgtttttgtttttgtttttatctctaggTCTTGGGCAGAGCTGGGGCAAACACAGGCCATTCTGAGCCCAGAGCTCAGGGCAGTCCCTTTCCAGAAGCCTATCTGTCCTTCCCATCCTGTCCCAGAAAGCCCCATTATCTTAGGGGAGACCTTTATTCACTTGCCTAAGACTTCCTGTCGTCCACTCCATGCCTTCTggtggctccagagcccatggtGACACGGTATACCCTGAGTGAACTCACAGCTGGAGAGAAGAGTCATGTTAACAAACAAGTTCCTCATTAGAGCGAAGCCCAACCAGTGTTCCTCTCCAGAGTCtctggaattcattctctcttctccagcCCCACTGCCCTGTCCTAGCTGGTCCTCGGCATCTCTGACCTCCTCCTTGCCTTCAGAGCTTCTGTCCTGGCCTTTCACCCACCCCCACGAAACACCTAGGGATCTTTCCAGAGAGCCAATAGCAGAGGGTGGCCAGGAGCTCACAATGGTGATCAGGACTGAGGAACAACCCTGCCGGGCCTGGGAAAGCTCTCACATCTCTCCTCTGTAGAGTGGGGACTTTGCCTACTTCACAAAGTGGCTGGAAAGACCTTTGTTGTCCCTTCTAGAGACCCCATGCCCTAGTGCGTGCCCTGTACTTGTATGCTTCCTGCCTTTGAACAGGCTCTTCACTTAAACGCCACCTTCTCCAGCTCCTAAAGGTCATCCTTCAAGGCTCTGTTCACATCAAATGTCGCTGCCTCCCTGAAGCCTGAACTGACACACCTCCAAGCAGCTGAAACCACTCCTTCCTCTTGAATGGATGGTGTCTTGGCCAAGGAagagagccaggattcaaagcgAGAACTGTCTGAATTGTCAGGTCCCACCCAGCTTCCCTCTGGCCTCTGTGCAGCCTGAACAAACAGGTGAGGGCAGCACCACCAAGCTCTCCCACCCTTTCTCTGGGCTGAGAAGTCCAACCTAGGTGCCTGTGGGTTACTCCACCGCCAGGCAGCCTCTGCCTTCCAGATTATGATGTAACAGTTGCACAACTCacagatatttttgaaagaaactgtCAATTTCCTCTCCTGGGCACTGCCGGGGGCTGTGGCCTCCATCCCACCCAGAGTCCCCAACAGCCTCAGGACTCTAGAACCCAAATATAGTGCAGGGTTGTTGAAGTGATAAAGAAACGAAAACGCAAGACTGTAAAGTGACccagttttattttggttttggagGCCAGGGGGGGCATTGCCCCACTGTGCAGGGATCAGGGCTGTACAATCTTCTCTTCCCCAAGGCGGGGGCCCAGGCAGCAGGGTGGAGGCCCGGTGGATTGGCGGCTCCAGGGACCCAGTGACCGCAGTAGGTTGCACAAGGAGAGAAGGGGCATCAGGCAAGCAGCCTGGAATGGCTCagattggggggtggggtagaggaGAATCCgagaggacagagaatccaagaaCCGGGAGTCCGAAAGGGGGTCCGGTCCCCTTCACTTTACCGCCGAGGCTccgggacagagagggggagctAAACTGTCATCCTGCAGGAGGCAGGGCCTGGAGTGAGGCCAGGCGTCccagcccggcgtcaggctctgtgcgctAACCCGCTGCCTCCACCCTCACGGAGGGTGCGCGCGGGGCCCAGGCGCAGGGTGCGGACTCCGGCGGGCAGTCAGATCCCCTTCTCCTCTCGGGCGCGCCAGGCAGGCGCCCGACCGCATTCAGCAGCTCACCGAGCCGGCGGGTGGCGCCGACCCCAAGTCCGAGAAGCAGTCGAACTCGCTCTGGCCCAGGAAGAGCTCGGGCAGCTCGCGCACGCGGTGCAGCCCGAGCTCCAGCTCCAGCGACGTCAGCGCTTCCTCGTCGATGAGTTCGGCGTCCATGCAGCCCAGGGCGTGCGCGGGCGGCGGTGGGGCCGGGGCGCCGGGCGCCGGCTGCAGGCACTGGGGCCCTCCCGGGACGCCGGGGGGCGCGGTCGCGCGGCCCGGGTACAGCGTCGCCACCGGCTGCAAGTGCGCGCTGCCGGCGGCCGGCGGTGGCACGGCCGGAAAGGGCTGGAAGGCAGGCGGCGGCCCGAAGGGCCCGTACGCCAGGGCCCCgggtgggggcggcggcggcgggcccaGCGGAGTCCCCCGCGGCCGCAAGCCGCTGTCCAGGCCCGGGCCCGCGTACGGCTGCAGCGTCCGGAGCGCGTGGGGGCCGTGGGAGGGCGCGCCGGGCGGCGGCCTCTGCACCAGGCGGTAGCCCTCGGCGAGCATCAGGTGGTCGGCCATGACGGCGGGCCGGATGcctgcaggggcggggggcggatGGTCAGCGCGGGCGTCCCTCGGTCCCGGCCAGCTCTTCCTCCGCGGCGAGGGATCCGCGTCCCGTGCCCTCACCGCAGCCCGGACAGGCCAAGGAAAACGGCACTCGACCCGTGCTACTGTCCAGCCCAGGGCGCACCGAACTCAGAGGTCCCGCGCGCCCCGTGGTCTCAGCTCTCGGCAGCTAGAACACCGCACACCCGCAGGTTCGGGCTCTGAGACCTCCGCGCCGCGCCCCCAGAGTCAGTATCATCTTATACTAGAGGCGGAGCTTCCCCGCCCCCAGGCGCTCATTGGCTGAATGGGACGCTCCTGGGCCGGcctgtccccctcctccaggTTTCAGCCCCGCCTCTCCCGGAGCTCCGCCCTTTGGGCCCGAGGCTGTGCCTTCAGGCTTAGAGAGCTGTCCTGGGGAGGGGTGTTTTGCACTTTTCAAGGGGTTTGGGCTGTCTCCTGCTCAGCCTGGGACTGGCTGGGGCCAAGCCCAAATTGACCGGAAGGTGGGTTGGGAAGAGCCAAAGGTTTGGGTCCCCAGAGCTGTAGGATCACAAGCTCAACTTCTTAATTTTCCAGATGGAAACCGAAGCTCAGCGGTGGAAAGGATTTCCTGGGAATACACACCAAAGTCTTAACAGGATCGAGACATGGCTTTGTGATTGCCATCTCTACACAGGACACATGCACTTTAGCGGTGCAGGGTCCCCCGGAAAGTTAACTGCTTGTCCCTATGACCCCAGGGGAGCCCGAGGCTCCCTCACGGGCTCCCACTTACTTGTCGGTGGAAGCATGTACTGGGTTGTTATTAAAGTAATTTATAGGCACGTCTCCTGAAGGACTTGTATCCTCAGCATttggcccagagcctggctcaGAACAGGCTTTTAGTAAAGGTTGGGTGAAAGAACAAATGATCAAATGAATTGAAACTCATTcacctgagcttcagtttcttcatctgcaaaatgggagcaACGGCAGCACTGACCCTACTGAGTTGTTCTGAGGGTTAAATAAAGCAGGGCAtgtatagtgcctggcacatagtaggtgctcaaaaatgtACCTCAAATGAATGAAAGGCTGGATTTAGTTCTGTCTCTAGAGATCTTCAGAGTCAGGGATCTTGCACCTTCCCCTGATAGACTGGTAACAACTGGGATGTTTAGAGTGCTTTACATTCcacaagcatctttttttttttttttaatttattttgagagagagagaggaagcaggaggggcagagagacaggagagtgagaatctcaagcagactccacactgtgcGTGCAGAGcgcaacgcagggcttgatcatgacagtttgtgagatcacgactgagctgatatcaagagttggacgctttactgactgagccacccaggcgccccccgacaATCATCTTAATGGGGGCAGGGCATGGATTAGcagtcccattttgcagataaggagactgaggcacacagagaagTGGGCGTCCTGGGGTCCTGCACAACCAGAGCTAGCATGTGAATGCCTGTGTCCTTAAAGCAGCTGGAGTCTCTCCAGGTGGCCAGGAGAGAGCCACCTGAACCTTGCCCTTCACTTCTTtgccactctgcccctcccttctttgGCTCTTCTTCCCTGGTAGTGTCCTTGGGACTTCCTGGAACTTGGGTTTATCCAGCTGATGCAGAGGGGCGAACCTCAGAAGCCCAAGTTTTAGTCATATCCCCACCACTGCCAAGCACTGTGACAGCTGGGGGTTATGAGGGGGTTGTCCCTTGATTCCCAGGGCCTCGGTTTTCTGCTCAGTGAAAGGGAGATTCTAATCCCTGCCTGGTCACCCTGAGAGCTTGTGGCAAGGTCACTAGTGACGATGGGTGTGATCATGTTTTATGCCAAGTATAAAAGCTGCACAGTGGGGTTGATTCTCCTGAAACTCTCCAATTAATGCTTCACATAGAAACTCCTAAGGCTGGCTGCACCTGGGACTCACCTGGACATGTGTATCAagtgggggaaggtgggagggctTTTGAAAAATACTAAACCTCTGCCCCCCACCTAAACCTCCTGACTCAGACTCTGTGAGGGTATTTTTGAGTCACaagaatttgtgttttcaaagaGCCGTCCTGTCATTCTCGCGTAGTTGATCCAAGGATGCTAACATGTGGGAGCCATTGT comes from the Acinonyx jubatus isolate Ajub_Pintada_27869175 chromosome C1, VMU_Ajub_asm_v1.0, whole genome shotgun sequence genome and includes:
- the CITED4 gene encoding cbp/p300-interacting transactivator 4 gives rise to the protein MADHLMLAEGYRLVQRPPPGAPSHGPHALRTLQPYAGPGLDSGLRPRGTPLGPPPPPPPGALAYGPFGPPPAFQPFPAVPPPAAGSAHLQPVATLYPGRATAPPGVPGGPQCLQPAPGAPAPPPPAHALGCMDAELIDEEALTSLELELGLHRVRELPELFLGQSEFDCFSDLGSAPPAGSVSC